GGCGCGGGCCTTGGCCAGCGTGGTGGTGATGCGTTTGTGGATGATCAGGCTGCAAACCATGTTTGTGAGCATCGCATTACGATGCTCGCCTGTGCGGCCCAACTTGGCCGTGCGTTTACGATGTCGCATACAGCAATTTTCTTTAAGCTAAAGTCTTGTCTTCCTTGGGCGCTTCCAGCAAGGACGCGTCCAGGTTCATTCCGAGCATGAGGCCGAGGGCCTGCAGCTTGTCCTTGATTTCGTTCAGGGACTTCTTGCCGAAGTTGCGGTACTTCAGCATCTCCGCCTCGGTCTTCATGGCCAACTGGCCGACCGTGGTGATATTCGCGTTGTTCAAGCAGTTCGCCGCACGGACGCTCAGCTCGATCTCGTTGACGCTCATGTTGAGAAGCTTGCGCATCTTAGTCTTCTCCTCGTCCTGCTTGTCCACCACTTCTTCGAATTCAACGGCATTCTTGTCGTAGCCGACGAACACGTCGAGGTGATGTTGCAAGATGGCGGAGGACTGCGTCAGCGCGTCATCCGGAGTCAAACGGCCGTCCGTGTTGATCTCAATGACCAAGCGGTCATAGTCCGTGCGCTGGCCGACACGGGCTGCTTCCACATTATAACGCACGCGCGTCACGGGGGAGAACAGCGAGTCGATCGCGATCACGCCAATGGCTTGATCAGGCTTCTTGTTCTCGTCACCAGGGCAGAAACCACGGCCCACTTTGACTTCGAACTCCATCGCGAACTTGCGCTTCTTGTCGAGCGTGCAGATGATCTGCTTCGGGTTCACCAGCTCAATGTTCTGGTTCAGCTCGATATCCTCAGCGAGAACGGCGCCTTCCTTGTTCACATTCAGGAGCAAGGTCTGCGGTTCGCGGCTGTGGGCCTTGAACAAAATCTTCTTCAGGTTCAGCACGATGTCAGTGACGTCTTCCATGACGCCTTCGACAGTGGTGAACTCATGCATCGCGCCGTCAATCTTGACAGACGTGATGGCCGCACCTTCCAGAGAGGAGAGCAACACGCGACGGAGCGAGTTGCCAATCGTGTGACCGAAACCGGTTTCAAACGGTTCCGCCACGAACTTGGCATAGGTGGGCGTCGAGGTTGACTCATCTTTGGTCAACCGCTTGGGCATTTCGAAACGGCCTAGACGTACTGGCATAGTATTATTGGGAGCAATTTTAATCTGGTCTCCGACAGTTTATTCCCGCACTGCCGGAGACCCGTATAATTGCTTTCAGGGTTGCGCCCCTTGCGGGGCATCAGGGATTAGCGGGAATAAAATTCGACGACGGCCTGTTCGTTGGCAATCGGCTGGATGTCATCCCGGCTCGGGATGCGCATGATCTTGCCTTGGAAGGCATCCTTGCTGAGCTGGAGCCAATCCGGCACCAAACGGCTCGTGGAGGATTCCAGACCACGGGTGGCGAGCTGGCGGGACACCGTGTTGTCCTTGATCTCGATCACGTCATTCACCTTTAGGGCGGCAGACGGAACCGTGAGCTTGCGACCGTTCACCTTCACGTGGCCATGGGCCACCATCTGGCGGGCAGCAGGACGGGTCGCGGCAAAACCAAGGCTGTAAATCACGCTGTCCAGACGTGTTTCGAGGATCTGGAGCATGGTCTCACCGGTCACACCACGACGGCTCAGCGCCTTCTCATACACACCGCGGAACTGGCGTTCCAGCAGGCCGTAGTAGTAACGCAGCTTTTGCTTCTCGATCAGGCCGAGGCCGTATTCGGTGAATTTCCGGCGGGCCTTCGGGCCGTGCATGCCGGGCGGAAAATTGCGGCGCTCCAAGTACTTCGACGGACCAAAGATGGGCGTCGCGAAGCGGCGGCTGATGCGGGTGCGGGGTCCAGTATAACGAGCCATATGCTAAATCTTTTCCTGAGTTTACACGCGGCGCTTCTTGCGCGGACGGCAGCCGTTGTGCGGCACCGGGGTCACATCCTTGATCGTGCTGATCTCCAATCCGATAGCCTGCAAGGCGCGGATGGCGGATTCACGACCGGAGCCAGGACCCTTGACCTTGATCTCCACTTCACGGAGACCATGGGCCATCGCCTGACGGGCGGCGTCCTGGGCGACCTGCTGGGCGGCGAACGCCGTGCTCTTGCGGGAGCCGCGAAAACCAACCTTGCCGGCGCTGGACCAGCCGATCACGTGACCTTGCATGTCCGTGATGCTGACGAGCGTGTTGTTGAAAGTGGCCAAAATATTGGCGACACCGACGGCGATATTCTTGGAGCCCTTCGCCTTGACGATCTTCTTGGCGTTGACATCTTCACCGAGCAATTCGGCGGCAGTCGGGGCGCTGACAGCAGCCTGGATGGCTGGCGCTTCACCTGCGGGCTTGGCAGCAGGAGCAGCAGCTTCGTCAGTCTTTTCAGTCTTCTTGGAAGCCTTCGCGGGCTTGGCTTCAGCAGCTGGAGCACCGGCCTGTTCGGCAGCGGGCTTCGCTTCCTTCTTGGAAGCCTTCGGAGTTTTCGTTTCTTCGGCCATACGGTTAAATCTTTATTGGTTACGCCTTGGCAGCCGCGGCACGCTGCACACCCACCGTGCGGCGCGGTCCCTTGCGGGTGCGGGAGTTCGTCTTCGTGCGCTGACCACGGACTGGGAGCCCGCGGATGTGGCGGATGCCACGGTAGCACTTGATGCCTTGCAGGCGCTTCAGGTTCATGCCCAATTCGCGGCGCAGGTCACCTTCGATGACATACTTGCCCTCCTGGATCGCGTGCACGATCTGGGACATCTGCTGCTCGTTCAAGTCTTTCGCGCGGATTGACGGATCAATGTTCGCTGCGGAAAGGACTTCTTTCGCGTTCACCGGACCGATGCCGTAGATGTAACGGAGCGCGATATCAATGCGCTTGTTGGCCGGAATATCAACACCAAGAATGCGTGGCATAAAGCTTAACCCTGTTTCTGTTTGTGGCGCGAGTTGGAGCAAATCACGCGGATGATTCCCTTCCGCTTCACGATTTTGCAGTGCTCGCAAAGTTTTTTAACTGACGCACGTACTTTCATATCAAATCTAGTTCTTACTTTTTACCCGCCCTTTCGACATGTCGAAAGGCGTCATTTCTACCGTCAACCGGTCACCCGGTCCCGCTTCCTGCACCTGCTCCAGCAGGCGCCGAGGCGTGTGGGCCAGAATCGTATGGCCGTTGGGCAGTTTCAGATGAAACAACCCAGCGGCCAATCGTTCGGTCACGATGCCTTCAATTTCGATGGCATCTTCTCCGGCCACGTCAAAATTTCTGGTTCGCCGTCCGTCACCAACACCGTGTGCTCAAAATGAGCGGATGGCATTCCGTCTTGGGTGATTACTGTCCAACCGTCATTCAAACGTTTGGTCTTCGCCACACCGGCATTGACCATCGGCTCAATCGCCAACGTCATGCCCTTCTTCAATTTCACGTCACCAGCCCGGTCCACATAGTTCGGAATCTGCGGTTCTTCATGCAGCTTCCGCCCTACCCCATGGCCGACATATTCGCGGACGATGCTAAACCCGTTCGATTCGACATGCGTCTGAATCGCACGAGATATATCCACCACCCGGTTGCCCAGAATGGCGCGCGAAATTCCTTCATACAGGGCTTGCTCAGTGACATCAATCAATTTCTGTGACAAAATATCACAGCCCCCCACCGGCACGGTGCGGGCATTGTCACCAATATATCCCTCGTAAACGACACCGACATCCAGACTGATGATGTCACCGAACTGCACCCGGCGATCTCCTGCAATCCCGTGAACCACTTCTTCGTTCACCGAGATGCAAATTTGGCACGGATACCGTTGATAACCCAAAAAGGCACTTTTACCGCCGTAATGGAGGATTCGATTGCCAGCAAATTCATCGATTTGCCTGGTCGTCATCCCAGGGGCTATGAACCCCGCCACTTCGCTCAGGACCTGCGCTGCGACGCCGCCTGCGGCCCGCATGCCTGCCAGATCTTTTTCGCTGGTGGCTATCATCTTACTTTCAATCAGCGTTCCAAAGAACAACTGCGTCCCGCAACCGGGCCACGCAAACAAAAACTAGAACCGTCCACGGATACGGCCACCCTTTTTCAGAAAGCCATCGTAATGACGCATCAACAGATGCGATTCCACCTGCCGCATCGTGTCCAGCATCACGCCGACCAAGATGAGCATACCCGTGCCGCCAAAGAAGTTCGCCACTTCATGCGGCATGTTCATGAACTTGTTCATCAACAACGGAATGACCGCGATCGCCGTCAGGAACACGGCTCCCGCCAGCGTGATACGGCTCATCGTGTTATGCAAAAACTCAGTGGTCTTCGGCCCCGGACGCACACCCGGAATATAGCCGCCATTCTTCTTCAAATCGTCCGAGATCTGGATCTCGTTGAACTGGGTAGCCACCCAGAAGTAGGAGAAAAACAAAATCATCAGACCGAAGATGAACATGTAGCTGAAGGACATCGGATCGAACAAACGCGCCAAATCCATCCAGAACTTGGAATCAAACCGCTGGCCGATTTGCTGGAAAATCGTACCCGGAAACATCAAGATCGCCTGGGCGAAGATAACCGGCATCACCCCTGCGTAGTTGACACGCAACGGCATGAACGAACTCTGTCCAGCATACACTTTCCGGCCAACCGCACGTTGGGCATATTGGACCGGAATCTTCCGTTGAGCCTGCGTCACCGCGATGATACCCGCAACGACCAACAACAACACCAAGATCAACGCGATGGCACTGAAAATACCGAAACGGGCCGGGTCCTCGCCCACTGGGCTGAACATGAGCTGCAAATCCCGCACCGCCACTGGCAGACGCGCCAAGATTCCGATAGTGATCACCAATGAAACACCATTGCCGATGCCCCGCTCGGTAATCTGCTCACCGAACCACATCAACATCAGCGTACCGACCGTCAGCACCAATGTTGTCTGGACGCGGTACCACCAAAGATTCTCATAAAGCACCAAGCTCCCCTGAAAATTCGGAAGCACCTTTTCCGCGTTTTCCCAGCCCAAAGTCATGAAGATACCCTGCCCCAAACACAACAGCACAGTCAGATATCGGCCATACTGTACCACCTTGGCCCGGCCACCCTCTTCCCGCGCCAGCTTGCTGAGCTGCGGAATCACTGCCGTCAGGAGTTGAATGATGATCGTAGCGCTGATGTAGGGCATGATGCCCAGCGAACCGATGGCGCACTTCTCCAGTGCGCCACCCGTGAACATGCTATACATGCCCAAAAGACCACCACCAGCGTTCTGATTCTCGCTCATGTACTTCGTCAAGGCAGAACCATCAAGACCCGGGATGGGAATCATGGCCACCAAGCGGCACACAAGCAGCACCAGCAGCGTGAAAAAGATGCGGGATTTTAGCTCCGGCACCTTGAAGCTGTTGGCGAAGGTGTTGATGATGTTCTTCAGCATGAACGGCAGGCTGGCTTGGAATTATTACTTCTGAGCAGCCTTCTTGGCCACCACTTCGCAAGAGCCGCCCTTGGCCTCGATTTGAGCCTTGGCCGTCGCGCTGAAAGCACTCACACTGACCGTAAGTTTCTTGGTCAGCTCGCCGCGACCAAGAATCTTGATGCCAGCACTCTTGCCATTCGCAAGACCGGCAGCCTTGATGGCCTGCTCGTCGACGCGCGCACCGTCTTCAAACTGGTTCAAATCATCCAAGTTCACGCCAGCATAGCTGACCTTGAACGCCGCGTTGTTGAAGCCACGCTTCGGCAGACGGCGGATCAACGGCATCTGACCGCCTTCAAATCCAGGACGGATCGAGCTGCCGGAACGGGCCGACTGGCCTTTGCCACCGCGACCAGAGGTTTTGCCGTGACCGGAGGACTCACCCTGACCAAGACGCTTGCGGCGGTGCTTGGCTCCGGGACGGGGTTTCAAATCATGCAAACGCATAGTATCGTCAAAGAAAAAGATTAAACAGCTGCAGTTGTGGCCGCCTTCGCCTCACGGCCGCGGGAACGGTAGATCTCCTCGCGCAGACGGAGCTGGCGCAAGGCGGAGAGAGTGGCCTTCGCCACGTTCGCTGCGTTCTTGGATCCCAGCGACTTGCTGAGGATGTCCTTGATGCCAGCGGATTCCAGCACCGCACGCACCGTCTTACCCGCGATGATGCCGGTACCGGGAGAGGCCGGACGCAGCAACACTTTCGCGCCACCGAACGCCGAAAAAACCTCGTGCGGGATGGTCGTGCCATTAAGCGAGACACCTACCATCGCACCGCGGGAAACTTCCCCGCCCTTGCGGATGGCATCGGCAACCTCACCGGCCTTGCCCAACCCCAAGCCCACCTTGCCCTGCTTGTCACCCGTGACAACCAGTGCACTGAAGCTGAAGCGGCGACCGCCCTTCACGACTTTGGATGAGCGGTTGATGAAAATCACCTTCTCGCTCAATTCATTGGCGGGCTTCCCATCGATGATGGTGCCTTCGGCCGGCTGATCGGAATTCGGACGGGCACGGCGTGGACCGCGAGGTCCACGACCACCACCACCGCCACCGGGGCCCCTGTTATTACCTGGACGATTGAATTGTTCTGCCACAATAAAAATCAGTTAGACGTTAGAATTGCAGACCGGCTTCACGCGCGGCATCCGCCAGCGCCTTCACCTTGCCATGATACTGGGCACCGCTGCGGTCGAACACGACCGCCTTGATGCCTTTGGCGATGGCCGCTTCCGCAGCCAGCTTGCCGATGACCTTGGCGCTCTCCGTGTTGGCCGCGAGCTTCTCGCGGTCCGCCACACTCTTCGACATGGTCGTGACGGCAGCCAAGGTGTTGCCCACGCTGTCATCAATGAACTGGACGTGGATGTTCCGGCCCGTGAACCGCACGCTCATGCGCGGGCGCTCCGTCGTTCCGACCACTTTTTTACGAGTGCGCCAGCGGCGCAACTGCTCCAGCTTAAACTTCTTATCTGTCCTCATGTTTATTTTCCGGCCACGGTATTTGCCGTAACCATTTATTCACTTAACGAAATTATTGGACTGTCTTGCCTTCCTTGCGGATGACCTTCTCGTCCGAGTAACGGACACCCTTGCCCTTATACGGCTCCGGCGGGTAGAAGCTGCGCAGCTCGGCGGCCACGCGACCAACTGCGGCTTTGTCCGGCCCTTCGATCGTCAGCTTCGTGTTCTCCTCCACCGTCACCTTGATCTGGTCAGGGATGGAGTAGTTGATCGGGTGTGAATAGCCCAAGCTCATGTTAACGACCTTGCCTTGGACAGCGGCTTTGAAACCGACACCTTGGATCTCCAGCTTCTTCACGAAACCGGTGGCCACGCCCTGCAACATGTTGTTGACAAGGGAACGGCTCAGGCCATGCAGTGCCTTCGACTCGGCGGTGTCATCCTTGCGGCTGACCACGATCGTCTTTTCCTTGATGGCGGCGGAGGTGCGTTTCGGCAACTCCAAAGAGAGCTTGCCTTTCGGGCCTTCCGCAGAAATCTGTTGTCCCTTCACCTCGACCTTGACCTTGTCGGGGATGGAGACGGGTAGTTTGCCAATACGTGACATATCAGGGATATCGGTTAAGGTTACCAGATGAAGCAGAGCAGCTCGCCGCCCAAGTTTTGCTTCCGGGCTTCGCCGCCCGTCATCACGCCTTGCGACGTGGAGACGATGGCCACACCCATTCCGCCCAGCACGCGGGGAATCTCGCTGGAGCCGACATAGCGGCGCAAACCAGGCTTGCTCACACGCTGCAGGCCGACAATCACAGCCTTGCGGCCCTGGAACTTCAGCTTCAGCTTGAGGCGCTTCACCTTGTCGCCTTCCACGGTGCAATCCGTGATATAACCCTCGCGCTTCAAGATCTGCGCAATGTTCTCCTTCACCTTCGAGTGCGACAAATCCACGGAGGGCAGCAACGCCTGGTTGGCGTTGCGGATTTGCGTCAGCATGTCTGCAATTGGATCGCTCATGTTATACTCTCTCTCTTACCAGGAAGCTTTCGTCACGCCCGGGATCAGGCCGTTCAGCGCCGCTTCACGGAACGTGAGGCGGGAGCAGCGGAACTTGCGGATATATGCATGACGGCGTCCGCTCATTTCGCACCGGTTGACCAGACGCACAGGACTGGCGTTTTTCGGCAGCTTCTGCAGGCCGGCATAATCATGCTTCGCCTTCAGTTCTGCGCGCAGTGCGGCATACTTCTTAACGGCTGCCGCCTTTTTCTTATTACGTTCGAGCCAAGATGTCTTTGCCATATTAACGTCCTTCAGAGAACGGCATTCCCATCATTTTCAGCAGGTCCAGCGCTTCCTCGTCCGTCTTGGCCGTGGTCACGATGGTGATGTCCATGCCCTGCGTGCGTTTGATCTTGTCCATTTCGATCTCCGGGAAGATCGTCTGGTCCGCCACGCCCAGAGAATAGTTGCCGCGGCCGTCGAACTTGCGCGGAGAAATGCCGCGGAAGTCACGGATACGGGGCAGTGCAGCCGCCACCAGGCGGTCCAAAAACTCATACATCACTTCACGGCGCAGCGTCACACGGCAGCCGATCTGCTGGCCCTCGCGCAACTTGAAGTTCGCAATGCTCTTCTTGGCCTTGTTGATCACCGGCTTGCGGCCCGTGATCTGCGTCAAATCCTTCACAGCGTCTTCCACGGCGCCCTTTTCCAAGGATGCGCTCACGCCCATGTTGATGACGATCTTCTCGATGCGCGGAATCTGATGCACGTTCGCATACTTCCGCTTCTCAAGCAGCGCCGGCTTCACCGTCGCGTGATATTTCTCAAACAATCTCGGCTTCATGACTTCAAATGGGCTTAGGCTTTCGCGGCGCCTTTGCGGGCGTCATACGCTTCGGCTTTCACCACGTTGGACACGTGGATGGAACCTTCGATCTCAAGGATGGCACCCTGCGGATTCTGCTGGCTCTTGCGCAGGTGCTTCTTGACCATGTTAACACCTTCCACCACCACGCGGTTCTTCGTCTTCAAGATCGACTTGATCTTGCCGCGCTTGGTGCGGTGCGCACCGGCGATGACCACCACTTCATCACCCTTTTTAACGTGAAACTTGGACATAACTCAAATCACTTCAGGAGCGAGGGAGATGATCTTCATGAACTTCTTGTCACGGAGCTCACGGGCTACCGGACCGAAGATGCGCGTCCCACGCGGGTTGTTTTCTTTGTCGATGATGACAATCGCATTACTGTCAAAACGCAGGTAGGAACCGTCGTTGCGGCGCACCGCCTTGCGGGTGCGGACCACTACCGCGTTCACGACTTCGCCCTTTTTCACCGTGCCATCCGGGGCGGCTTCCTTGATGTGGGCCTTGATCACGTCACCCACGCGGGCGTAACGCTGGTTCTTGCCCAACACGCCGATCGTCGCGGCGCGCTTGGCACCGGTGTTGTCGGCCACATCTAAAATGGATCTTACTTGTAACATGCGTCAGGCTTTCACTTAGGCTGCCACCGGAGCGTCAGCGTTGCGTTCCACCACTTCCACCAGGCGCCAGCGCTTGGTCTTCGAGAGCGGACGGGTTTCTTCGATGCGGACGCGGTCACCCACCTTCGCCTCGGACTTCTCATCATGCGCCACAAACTTCTTGTAGCTCGTCACGACCTTCTTGAACTGAGGGTGCCGGAAACGGCGCTCCACACGGACAATGATCGTCTTGGTCATCTTGTCAGAGATGACTTCGCCAGTGCGCTCTTTGCGCTGGGTGCGGGCAGTGTTCTGTTCAGACATAGCAAATAATTCTTAGGCGGCCTTGTTGCGGCGGACCGAGAGCTGCGTCTCGATCCGGGCGATGTCGCGGCGCAGCGTCCGGATGCGCGAGGGCTTCTCCAGCTGGCTGCTCGCCTGCTGCAGGCGCAGGTTGAAAATCTCCTGGCGCAGTTCGCGGCCCTTTGCCGTCAGCTCCGCCACACTCAAATCTTTCAGTTCAGTCATCTTCATGTCGCCTCTAATCGTTAAGCAATCTTGTGACGGGAGATGAACCGCGTGCGAATCGGCAGCTTGGCTGCAGCCAGACGGAACGATTCACGCGCCACTGCCTCCGGCACACCATCCACCTCGAACAGAATCGCCGCCGGCTTGATCACCGCCACCCAGCCTTCGACACCTGCCTTACCGTGGCCCATTCGGGTTTCCAACGGCTTCTTGGTGAAGGACTTGTCCGGGAAAATCCGGATCCAGACCTTGCCACGGCGCTTCATGAAACGCGTGATCGCCACACGGCAGGCTTCAATCTGTTTTGCGTCCATCCAGCACCGCTCCATTGCCTGGAGGCCGTACTCACCGAACGCCACGGAAGCGCCGCGCGTCGCGAGACCCTTGCGGGATCCGCGCTGCATCTTGCGGTACTTCACTCTTGCGGGCATCATTGCCATATCAAAATCCTTCGCTAAAAATTACGTTATTCCTTCGCGGCAACCACTGGCGTCGGAGCGGCCTTTTCCTTCTTCAGCTCGCCCTTGCAAATCCAGCACTTGACACCCAGCTTGCCGTAAACCGTTTTGGCCTCGGCAAACCCATAATCGATGTTCGCACGGAGCGTGTGCAGTGGCACACTACCCTCGTGATATTTCTCAACGCGGGCGAGTTCCGCGCCGCCCAAACGGCCGGCGCAGCGGATCTTGATGCCGGAGGCACCGAAATCCATGGCAGTCTGGACCGCCTTCTTCATCGCACGGCGGAAGGAAACACGGCGCTCGAGCTGCAGGGCCACATTCTCGGCCACGAGCTGTGCATCAATCTCCGGGCTCTTCACTTCCTGGATGTCCACGTAGATTTCCTTGCCGGTCATCTTGCTCAGTTCTTCCTTGAGCTTGTCGATCTCCGAACCCTTGCGTCCGATCACCACACCCGGACGGGCGGTGAAGATCGTGATGCGGCAGCGGGTCGCGGCGCGCTCGATCTGGATTTTCGGCACGGAGGCTGATTCCAGACGCTTCTTCAAAAGATCACGGATGCTCCGGTCTTCGTTCAGCAGCTTGCCGAAATCTTTCTTGTCGGCATACCACTTCGAGCGCCAGTCACGGGTGAGCGGCAGACGCAGGCCGATAGGATTAGCTTTTTGGCCCATAACTATTTCTCGTCAGAAACTACAATCTTTACGTGGCAGCTCCGCTTCAGGGTCGGTCCGGCCGAACCGCGGGCTTTCGGGGTGAAACGCTTCAGCGTGCTGGCCGTCTGGGCCACTGCTTCGCGCACCATCAAATTTTCCGGCTTCGCGCCGTTGTTGTTCTCCGCGTTTGCGATCGCGGACTTCAAGGTCTTGGCCACCACACGGGCGGACTTGCGCGGCACCACCGCGAGCACAGCCTGCGCTTGCAAGGCGGGCAACCCTTGGATCTGGCGCACCACCTCACGCATCTTCTGCGCGGACATGCGGATATTCTTTGTAATCGCGTGGACTTGCATACTATTTCTCCGCTTTCGCCGTGTGAGCACCGTGCTTCTTGAACGTGCGGGTCGGCGAAAACTCGCCCAAACGATGACCCACCATGTTCTCCGTCACGAAGACAGGATTGAACACCTTGCCATTGTGAACATTGAATGTCAGCCCCACAAAATCA
This genomic window from Verrucomicrobiia bacterium contains:
- the rpsC gene encoding 30S ribosomal protein S3 — translated: MGQKANPIGLRLPLTRDWRSKWYADKKDFGKLLNEDRSIRDLLKKRLESASVPKIQIERAATRCRITIFTARPGVVIGRKGSEIDKLKEELSKMTGKEIYVDIQEVKSPEIDAQLVAENVALQLERRVSFRRAMKKAVQTAMDFGASGIKIRCAGRLGGAELARVEKYHEGSVPLHTLRANIDYGFAEAKTVYGKLGVKCWICKGELKKEKAAPTPVVAAKE
- the rpsS gene encoding 30S ribosomal protein S19 → MGRSIKKGPFVDLHVLKKIQKAKETKSKAPIKTWSRRSMITPDFVGLTFNVHNGKVFNPVFVTENMVGHRLGEFSPTRTFKKHGAHTAKAEK
- the rplV gene encoding 50S ribosomal protein L22; amino-acid sequence: MQVHAITKNIRMSAQKMREVVRQIQGLPALQAQAVLAVVPRKSARVVAKTLKSAIANAENNNGAKPENLMVREAVAQTASTLKRFTPKARGSAGPTLKRSCHVKIVVSDEK
- the rplP gene encoding 50S ribosomal protein L16, which codes for MAMMPARVKYRKMQRGSRKGLATRGASVAFGEYGLQAMERCWMDAKQIEACRVAITRFMKRRGKVWIRIFPDKSFTKKPLETRMGHGKAGVEGWVAVIKPAAILFEVDGVPEAVARESFRLAAAKLPIRTRFISRHKIA